A DNA window from Mesorhizobium sp. C432A contains the following coding sequences:
- a CDS encoding ABC transporter permease subunit translates to MLRYILRRLLTAIPTLFVIVTMAFFLIRVAPGGPFNQERGLSPEIRANLEAQFGLDDPLWLQYAHYLGNLLRGNFGPSYNLPDFTVTELFAKGLPISVQLGTSALILALLLGSVLGTIAALNQNKLGDYTVIALATAGSTIPTFVIAPVIQLVFGLTWKLLPIGGWGDGALINKIGPVLTLALPQIAIVARLMRGSMIESLRSHHIRTARALGLSDWSVVVKHALRGAILPIVSFTGPAAAALLTGSVIVETIFSIPGVGRYFVDAALNRDYTLVMGTVVVIALFTIVFNLIVDVMYAVVDPRVRYD, encoded by the coding sequence ATGCTGCGATACATCTTACGGCGGCTTTTGACCGCCATTCCGACGCTGTTCGTCATCGTGACCATGGCGTTCTTCCTGATACGCGTCGCACCGGGCGGCCCTTTCAATCAGGAGCGGGGCCTCAGTCCCGAGATCAGGGCCAATCTGGAAGCACAGTTCGGCCTCGACGATCCGCTCTGGCTGCAATATGCCCACTATCTCGGCAATCTCCTGCGCGGCAATTTCGGGCCGAGCTACAATTTGCCTGACTTCACCGTCACCGAACTGTTTGCCAAGGGGCTGCCGATATCGGTCCAGCTCGGCACCTCCGCGCTGATCCTGGCGCTGCTGCTTGGTTCGGTGCTCGGCACCATCGCCGCGCTCAACCAGAACAAGCTTGGCGACTATACGGTGATTGCGCTGGCGACCGCCGGCAGCACTATCCCCACCTTCGTCATCGCTCCTGTGATTCAGCTGGTGTTCGGATTGACCTGGAAGCTGTTGCCGATCGGCGGCTGGGGTGATGGCGCATTGATCAACAAGATCGGCCCGGTGCTGACGCTGGCCTTGCCGCAGATCGCCATCGTTGCCCGCCTGATGCGCGGGTCGATGATCGAGAGCTTGCGTTCGCATCATATCCGAACGGCGCGTGCGCTCGGCCTCTCCGACTGGTCGGTGGTGGTCAAGCACGCGCTGCGCGGCGCCATCCTGCCGATCGTTTCCTTCACCGGCCCGGCAGCCGCGGCGCTGCTCACCGGTTCGGTCATCGTCGAGACCATCTTCTCCATTCCCGGTGTCGGCCGCTATTTCGTCGATGCCGCGCTCAACCGCGACTACACGCTGGTGATGGGGACCGTGGTGGTGATCGCGCTCTTCACCATCGTCTTCAACCTGATCGTCGACGTCATGTACGCGGTCGTCGATCCGAGGGTACGCTATGACTGA
- a CDS encoding peptide ABC transporter substrate-binding protein, with protein MLKNMLKATLVAATMTFAAGTFLTPALAETVYNRGSAAEAETVDPHKTSTVYEADIIRDLFQGLVMHDQKTNLIPGAAESWTVSDDGTVYTFKLRKDGLWSDGSPVTADDFVYSFRRLEDPATAAEYASMLYPVKNAEEVNTKKGKPEDMGVKAIDANTLEVTLKAPTPYFLEMLTHQATYPVNKASIDKLGADWIKAGNLVSNGAYTLAEWIPNDHMKLVKNPKFWDAATVKMDVVNYIPTEDRSSAMKRFEAGELDSYGDLPTEQLADLKTKFGDQVRVGPYLGTYYYAIKTDKAPWDNVELRNAISMAIDRDFLAEKVWQNSMLPGYSMVPPGIAGYTPAMAKYADMPQIDREDAAKKILEKLGYTPEHPLKMEIRYNTSENHKNTAVAIQEQLKPLGVEITLLNTDTKTHYSFLEQKGNYDVARAAWIADYKDPETFLGITRKASGNNYSNYVSPAYEAAMDKAAAAGGKPEERMKDLTEAERILVDDVGNIPLLYYSFHDIVSSKLHGFDDNVMDIHPSRFVSKD; from the coding sequence ATGCTGAAAAATATGCTGAAGGCGACGCTTGTCGCCGCGACCATGACCTTTGCCGCAGGCACGTTCCTGACGCCGGCCCTTGCCGAGACCGTCTATAACAGAGGCAGCGCCGCCGAAGCGGAGACGGTCGATCCGCACAAGACCTCGACCGTCTACGAAGCCGATATCATACGCGACCTGTTCCAGGGACTGGTCATGCACGATCAGAAGACGAACCTCATCCCGGGCGCCGCCGAAAGCTGGACGGTATCTGATGACGGCACCGTCTACACCTTCAAGCTGCGCAAGGACGGCTTGTGGTCGGATGGCAGCCCGGTGACGGCGGACGACTTCGTCTATTCCTTCCGTAGGCTGGAGGATCCGGCGACCGCCGCCGAATACGCTTCCATGCTCTATCCCGTGAAGAACGCCGAGGAAGTCAACACCAAGAAAGGCAAGCCCGAGGACATGGGCGTCAAGGCGATCGACGCCAACACCCTGGAAGTGACGCTGAAGGCGCCGACGCCATACTTCCTGGAGATGCTGACCCACCAGGCTACCTACCCGGTCAACAAGGCCTCGATCGACAAGCTCGGCGCCGACTGGATCAAGGCGGGCAATCTCGTTTCGAACGGCGCCTATACATTGGCCGAGTGGATTCCCAACGACCACATGAAGCTGGTCAAGAATCCGAAATTCTGGGATGCCGCGACCGTCAAGATGGACGTCGTCAACTACATCCCGACCGAAGACCGCTCTTCGGCGATGAAGCGCTTCGAGGCCGGCGAACTCGACAGCTACGGCGACCTGCCGACCGAACAGCTCGCTGACCTCAAGACCAAGTTCGGCGATCAGGTCCGCGTCGGACCGTATCTCGGCACCTATTATTACGCGATCAAGACCGACAAGGCGCCCTGGGACAATGTCGAGCTGCGCAACGCCATCTCGATGGCTATCGACCGCGACTTCCTGGCCGAAAAGGTCTGGCAGAATTCCATGCTGCCTGGCTATTCGATGGTGCCTCCGGGCATCGCCGGCTACACGCCGGCAATGGCCAAATACGCCGACATGCCGCAGATCGACCGCGAGGACGCCGCCAAGAAGATCCTTGAGAAACTCGGCTATACGCCCGAGCATCCGCTGAAGATGGAGATCCGCTACAACACCTCGGAAAACCACAAGAACACCGCGGTTGCCATCCAGGAACAGTTGAAGCCGCTTGGCGTCGAGATCACGCTGCTCAACACCGATACCAAGACCCACTATTCCTTCCTCGAGCAGAAGGGCAACTACGACGTGGCGCGTGCCGCCTGGATCGCCGACTACAAGGATCCCGAGACCTTCCTCGGCATCACCCGCAAGGCCAGCGGCAACAACTATTCGAACTACGTCAGCCCGGCATATGAGGCGGCCATGGACAAGGCCGCGGCTGCCGGCGGCAAGCCGGAAGAGCGCATGAAGGACCTCACCGAGGCCGAGCGCATCCTTGTCGATGACGTCGGCAACATTCCGCTTCTCTACTACAGCTTCCACGATATCGTTTCCTCGAAGCTGCATGGCTTCGATGACAATGTGATGGACATCCATCCGTCCCGCTTCGTCTCCAAGGACTGA
- a CDS encoding alpha-glucosidase family protein codes for MADDNAQPGPEQSADWWRGCVIYQIYPRSFQDTTGDGSGDLSGITSRLAHVASLGVDAVWLSPFFKSPMADMGYDVSDYQAVDPMFGTLDDFDALVAEAHRLGLKVIIDQVLSHSSDKHEWFVESRASKDNPKADWYVWADTRPDGNAPNNWLSVFGGPAWEWDATRRQYYMHNFLASQPDLNFHNPEVQDALLQTVRFWLERGVDGFRLDTVNYYVHDRWLRSNPPLASSVAGTNGETNTYLFQEHLFDKTQPENLGFLRRFRALLDEYDGRASVGEVGDEGRSLQTLAAYTSGGDKLNMCYTFDLLGQQFSAAHVRGCVEAFEAAVADGWVCWAFSNHDVVRHVSRWTRPGGDPDAVATFAIALLSCLRGSICLYQGEELGLEEAELTFEDLRDPVGIRFWPGVKGRDGCRTPMVWEAGADNAGFSSGKPWLPVPESHRARAVDIQNADDKSVLAGYRTMLALRKAHLALVKGPIRFLDTDGDVLAFIRQGEDEILPCVFNFADKPADWRLPPDLQPVEAIALGGGAVLQEEGLLLPALGWFVGKVG; via the coding sequence ATGGCCGACGACAATGCCCAGCCGGGACCCGAACAGAGCGCCGACTGGTGGCGCGGCTGCGTCATCTACCAGATCTATCCTCGCTCCTTCCAGGACACCACCGGCGACGGCAGCGGCGACCTCTCAGGCATCACCTCACGGCTGGCGCACGTCGCCTCGCTCGGCGTCGACGCCGTCTGGCTGTCGCCCTTCTTCAAATCGCCAATGGCCGATATGGGCTACGACGTCTCCGACTATCAGGCGGTCGATCCGATGTTCGGCACGCTCGACGACTTTGACGCGCTGGTTGCCGAGGCGCACAGGCTCGGCCTGAAGGTGATCATCGATCAGGTGTTGTCGCACTCCTCCGACAAGCACGAATGGTTTGTAGAGAGCCGTGCCAGCAAGGATAATCCCAAGGCTGACTGGTATGTCTGGGCCGACACCAGGCCGGACGGCAACGCGCCCAACAACTGGCTGTCGGTCTTCGGCGGCCCGGCCTGGGAGTGGGACGCGACCCGCCGGCAATACTACATGCACAATTTCCTCGCCTCGCAGCCGGACCTCAACTTCCACAATCCTGAGGTTCAAGACGCGTTGTTGCAGACGGTGCGGTTCTGGCTCGAGCGCGGCGTCGACGGCTTCCGCCTGGATACGGTCAACTACTATGTCCACGACCGCTGGCTGCGCAGCAATCCGCCGCTGGCGTCGAGCGTCGCCGGCACCAATGGCGAAACCAACACCTATCTCTTCCAGGAGCATCTGTTCGACAAGACGCAACCGGAAAACCTCGGTTTCCTCAGGCGCTTCCGCGCTTTGCTCGACGAATATGACGGCCGCGCCAGTGTCGGCGAGGTCGGCGACGAAGGCCGTTCGCTGCAGACGCTGGCCGCCTACACATCCGGCGGCGACAAGCTCAACATGTGCTACACCTTCGACCTGCTCGGTCAGCAATTCTCAGCCGCCCATGTGCGCGGCTGCGTCGAGGCCTTCGAGGCAGCTGTCGCCGACGGCTGGGTCTGCTGGGCGTTCTCCAACCACGATGTCGTGCGCCATGTCAGCCGCTGGACGCGGCCGGGCGGCGATCCAGATGCGGTGGCGACATTCGCTATCGCTTTGCTCTCCTGCCTGCGGGGCTCGATCTGTCTCTACCAAGGCGAAGAGCTTGGGCTGGAGGAGGCGGAACTGACCTTCGAGGATCTGCGCGATCCCGTCGGCATCCGTTTCTGGCCGGGGGTAAAGGGCAGGGACGGCTGCCGCACACCGATGGTCTGGGAAGCGGGCGCCGACAATGCCGGTTTTTCCTCGGGAAAACCCTGGCTGCCGGTGCCGGAAAGCCACCGCGCTCGGGCGGTCGATATCCAGAACGCCGACGACAAGTCCGTGCTCGCCGGCTACCGGACGATGCTCGCCTTGCGCAAGGCGCATCTGGCGCTGGTCAAGGGCCCGATCCGCTTTCTCGATACCGACGGCGATGTCCTTGCCTTCATCCGGCAGGGCGAGGACGAGATATTGCCCTGCGTCTTCAATTTCGCCGACAAGCCGGCCGACTGGCGGCTGCCGCCGGATCTCCAGCCTGTCGAGGCGATCGCTCTGGGTGGCGGTGCCGTCCTGCAGGAGGAGGGGCTGTTGCTGCCGGCCCTGGGCTGGTTTGTCGGCAAGGTTGGCTGA